CTGACCAAAGGGCCGGCCATCGAGACGGCCGCCCTGCTGGCGTCCCTGAGGGAGGAGGAGCTCCTGGCCGCGAACCCGGCGGCCCTCGTCGACAAGGCCAAGTCGCTGGCCGGCTCCATCACCGTGGTCGAGGACGCCCTGACGGCCGCGGCCGCCGGCGGCGTCACGGCCATGCATGACGCGACGGAGGGCGGGGTCCTGGGCGGGCTCTTCGAGATCGCGGCCGCGAGCGGCGTCGGCATGGAGATCGACGAGTCCCGCTTCGTCTATCCCGACGAGGTCCGGATGGTCTGCGAGACGTTCGGCATCGACCCGGTCCGGTCGATCGCCGAGGGCAGCCTGCTCATCACCGTCCGGCCGGGCAGGGGCGCGGGCGTCGTCGCCCGGCTCAAGAAGAAGCGCATCGCCGCTTCGGTCATCGGGGAGGTCGTTCGCGATCGCCGCCGGCGGACCATCCGCCGGGCCGACGGCCGGACCGAGGCGCTGGCCGTCCCGGAGCAGGACCCGTTCTGGCCGGCTTTCTTCGCGGGCCTGGACAAGGCCTAGCGGGCCCTGGCCTTGGGCTTCCGGTCCTTCTTGTCCTTCTTCTCGGCCATGGCCAGGGCGTCCTTGAGGGTGATGCCGTCGAAATAGTCCTTGAGGATCGCCGTCGCGCGCTTCCAGATCTCGAAGGTCGGGCAGGTGTCCGTGTATTCGCAGAAGGCCTCGTCCTCGATGCACTCGACCAGGCAGCAGTTGCCCTCGAGGGCCCGGAGGATCTCGCTGAGCCTG
This genomic window from Acidobacteriota bacterium contains:
- a CDS encoding AIR synthase family protein — its product is MKIGKIDQTDFRALVMGKFGRRDPTVLVPPRAGVDAGVVDLGGGRVLVVAEDPIFTMPRLPLEMFGRFTVHIGASDVAVMGVRPRYMTYSLLLPPETVREDIRRIIDSIHGAARGLGLAIVGGHTGYYPGFTAPTIGGITVFALGRKKDVVTPAGARPGDEVILTKGPAIETAALLASLREEELLAANPAALVDKAKSLAGSITVVEDALTAAAAGGVTAMHDATEGGVLGGLFEIAAASGVGMEIDESRFVYPDEVRMVCETFGIDPVRSIAEGSLLITVRPGRGAGVVARLKKKRIAASVIGEVVRDRRRRTIRRADGRTEALAVPEQDPFWPAFFAGLDKA
- a CDS encoding Rrf2 family transcriptional regulator, with the protein product MIRLSTKGRYGTRLMLNLARHYGAGNEAVILKNIAEDERISIRYLEQIIIPLKINRLVKSIRGAGGGYTLARKPEDIRLSEILRALEGNCCLVECIEDEAFCEYTDTCPTFEIWKRATAILKDYFDGITLKDALAMAEKKDKKDRKPKARAR